The Leguminivora glycinivorella isolate SPB_JAAS2020 chromosome 4, LegGlyc_1.1, whole genome shotgun sequence genome segment cctattttattatcacataaggaagaaagccgaagtaattggcaatgtcaagagatactgcgatagctccctgccttttctctgctaccagaccgctgtatttatgcagcgcatcaattgcgtctatcgcttctcccagaacccgatctctgatgtttgggcacgtgtctttcaaaatgcgtgcacagcagtagatgagacttacgatgatgcgctcaacatcgtgccagtttcatctaggagggcatgggacggtatcctaaaggacagtcagctggactacccttttttcgaaagacacagtctgcccaccttccaacgagaatatataccctctcggaggcagtcgtcaatgtggccacgtaatctacttccaagatgtttaaagagccaaggcacaccgtccggccctagagtggccctcattttaaatactgacctcattatctcgacatatgttaccaaggagacatcaaggagaggaaccaactcttccactggAGCAGCCATTGCAGGTATTACAtgcacaagtacaactcacattgtgaatcatgatatgtgctttgttgttttacaagactgtaattgtaggtacttatttatttattctttattgcacataaaaaagtacaaaatggtgtacataatgccttaaggcattctctaccagtcaaacactgcaggcatcgtgactgaaaataataatcagatatcacttactgtacttcaactgttttgattaaaaaataatggatattgtttaaaaaaatacttttttttgcttttgtttctacttaaagaaaaaaaattgaatcctaacgaaatcataatagtcgatatacgttgaattattagtggtaaacttgtttttttattcaaactctctttatcctgccacgttttccctgctaccctgtctattcactttctcctgtatgtctaaaatttcaactcgctataagttctacgtttttacgactatttcgttccctcctgaaaattccgtatcattgatgcactcaaaaacatatttaaatccaaaaaggtacaaaaaaccattttcattttttttcattcactttaccctgacggtgccacttttttgagaacgaacccATTACAGAATTCAGACCAGATAGAACAAAACCGGTCACAAACAGAGAGACGAACATAGGTAAACTGTAAAGGTTCGTTGacaacggaaccctaaaaaatatttcaaatttcaaattactAATATTGAAAACTATtaacttataataaaaaaaatggcgtcCTGTAAATACAACATGTCAGATTTCGGAAGAAGTAACAAGATTCGAAGAAGCACACACCATTCAGTACATTGGAATGGCGAACCTGCTCCTTCATTTAAAATTCCGCTAAAATTTTACGTCCTACAACAATTAGAGAAGGAGGCCAATTACGGTGTGAATTCACGCTACGTCCGAAATACCCATGCTATTTTTAAATTTCTCACATTGTTATGTTAACTTGAGTTCCATTATGGTCATATGGCCCGCTGACTCCTTTCATATGGGCATCTCTGCGGACCGTTAGGCGTACCGTTCTGACGGACCTAACCTACTTGGAAGGATACTTTCGACCTAGTTCCGCGGTATATGTGTAGCAAGTGCACGAAGTGCATTCATTGACAACGTGCATGGCTTTGGAAGAAATAGTGGCCTTAAAAAGTTTGACTATTGTTATAACACATTATTGGCTGGTGAAGTTAAGAAGTCAGGGGCAATCTATTTATTTATCACTATTGATGTGGTAACGTCCAAATGCTTTAAGCAGAACAAAATGACAATCCTATTTATATACAGGACGGCTCATACTAATCGGTCAGTATGgaaaagtctgaaactataagacataagAAGAtgtgttcttaggaaccatgtcatcgattttaataaaaagaaaatcatacattggagaaaaaacaaactgtacccagctggggaatcgaacccggttgttttgaaaaaaataaattaaattatgtgaaaattaaaacaatgcattttattcattttaaacatTATGTTTCATAGAGACATTTACTGCTTAAGGTAGGTCTTAACAATCGATATTTGAatagaaaaaatgtatattattatttttttccaaacAACTAAGGTTcaattccccagctgggtactacagtttttttttttttttcaaattaatgcagtttttatttttattaaaatcgatgaCATGGTTCCCAAGAAcagatcttcgtatgtcttatagtttcagtctttcccatactgaccgatttgaatgagtCATCCTGTATAATatggaagtttgtatgcagCATTCTGCAATATTTGAATtaaacgcaagcgaagccgcgttcaaaagctagtatgtaatataatatgtacattCGCAGTAGGCATAACACTGAGGTTCCTTTCATCGGCGCCTTTTGTCTACAGCTTTCTCCAACTGGACATTGCTGGAGAGGTGTCCGCTGAATACGAACGACCCCATTGCTTGACAATACATCATTAACATCATTGTAATGCCAATTGCCTTAAAATAGTGGGTTAGGTTCTTAGGTTAGTGGCCTGCAGTGAAAACAACGTAGAAGTACCATAAACCATAACCATATCCTGAGTTGATGAATGATCACCAATAtcattactttttttaaatgaaactttacaatttctttttttcaataaaactgcattagtttttttattaaaagtaataaaacataattatgtcaccaaaaaaatattcaacctTGATTTGACACCATTCATATCTCATTTCTAATTCTAATCAGTTTTTTGTGCCaataccaaaataaataaacatatgtGACTATTTCTTCTTATTAATTTTTCTTTACATCGacgaagttatttttatttctttttaaaaaGTAGGTAGATAAGGACACTTGTCGgtaatacaataaatattatgtaggtGTAACCGCAAGGTGTGGTTTGTTTGTTACCTACCTATATCAGTTGTCTGCTCAATGATCTCATAATGATAAATAATGgtagtatgtaaataaatatgtttatttatgtaaacaGCAAAAGAGGAGTTTATAACTTTATTATCTTAGAATATTTTCGGAGATACTGTACAGTTAGAGTAAATTACAAAATACTTTAGGTGCATAGCTTTATTGAGGTTTTTAAAGACCCTTATTACTTATCGCTAAATTCTAGATTAGCGGCAGCCAAGTTCAAAAAAGACCGGTGACTCAGCGGCCATGATTTTTGTACCAACATTTCCATAAATTTAAGAAACGGCAGCCtatttatacctacataaaaagttaaaaactaGCCAAGTCAAATCCTGAACTCTAAATGAACGTATTCTTAGCACCTAGTAGTAGTTACTagagatgtaccgactagtcgccgactagtcgagaaaaccgactatccggccacatttgtatttagtcggcgattagtcggcgactagacggcaaaaaaggccgattagtcggcacattataagtgatagaaaaacagtgtacaaacataaattaacagctgatattgttgtattatgaaCCTATTTGTTATGCCTTTGTTAGTCAAAAGAACAACTGTGATCGTCACAGAAAGAAAAGTCCTACCTAGGACTAtcggtttcataggcaggattccTACTCACTAAGCAAAACcgtttgttaaaaatggaaatagTATATCAATATTCTCATTGAActttgaacctttaaaaaatattgaaaagcgccaaaaaatttgataaattagtcgaaaattatgttctggccgattagccgactagtcggccgactaatcggccacccaagcgccgactagtcggtagtcggcctagtcggccaaatcaatataagtagtcggtacatccctagtagtTACTTATATTTACCACCACAATATTTTTGTCGATGATATATATTGAACATGACTCTCCTTTCACATCTATGTTTTTGAGGAGTTTGATTCTTGCTCGGCGCAATGTGATCGCCATCGCCATAGCACAAACTTAAAGGCTGGCGTCCACTTTAGGCTCGCCGAGTCCAATCTCAATAAATCGCCTTACTGCATTTACTATTACTGCgtccattggcgacgcgtcAAATCGAATTCACCGTTCATAGTAAATATAGGAGGCAAATTCGACTTGATTCGGCTCCTGGCCTAGTGGACGTCAGCCATAAGAGAAAATTAGTTAATACAAATAACTCGTTCTGTTCCAGATGTCGGTGATTAGACAAATAGCCGTGTTCCTGTGCGGGTTCGTGATGCTTCGCATGTGCGAGGCGCAAGTACCGTTCCTCGGCACGTGTCCTGATGTCGGCGTGATGGCAGATTTCAACCCTAGTCGGGTAAGTCATCTGTAAACTTTTTCTTATAGTATCCAAATGCTGGAAGCACTGGCACAAAATAAAGTGTTGAGGACTGCCGCATAGAACATAAACTTCctacagaaccgaagtttgacaGCGATTCAGAGATGAATATAGTTCTCCCTGTAATTCAAGGCACTATCCCATAAAGCTATTTAGGGTTCTAAATTATCTGTGGGTGGGATGATAACGCACACAAGAAGACGCCACTTTGCGCCAACCCTTACAGGCCaaatagccgaatggcatttctgagacgcgaaacgccgcagaaatgtagtctggctctatcgcgccaatacgcaagagcgataaagatagatagctacgaaatatatattatcgtgagcgtttgtgcattcggctacgcacactggtcagCAATGACGAGCCGACCGGAGTTGAAAATGCCCAAGCAGTTTATCACCACTACATGTTGTTTTGTTAAGTCTCCCCTTGATCTCCACAACTCCCGTTGTTGTGTTTTTTCGGCCAGGCTTACCGATCCGGCATCTATTGCCACGTTCGCTCCTATCTTGCGGCATCTACTTGGTCAACTTGGCAGTAACAGGCCATCTATCCTAATGGATCCTAACGGATACATCAGGTAAACGTGACCAGTTATAAACTAACAGCCTTAAACAGCTTAAGGCGCAAATGCGTTTTCATGACCTACACATTTTTCTACACTACAGTACAAGTGAAGTCAAGCAAACTattacaaacatttatttactTCACTCTTCAAATTAAGGAACTTATTCATAATATTTATCAAACCGCCAGAAGTTTACCAACacttaaattgttatttaaTGTGGAGCCTATCCTTCGATAAGGGCAGTATTACAAATCTAATCTCAAACAAATGATCACTTGCGACCTCACAACAAAATTCTTGAACGCAAATCGCATTTTGATGACCACAACAATATAGTCACGCATGATAATGAAAATCGAGTGTGATATTAGGCGAGTCTAATCAGAAATGCAGGATTCAAACATATTCATGAGTCATATCATAATACACCTAGACAAAACAAGACACTAACCCATAAATGGCTATGTGGGCAAGACGGCAAATGTGAATTTTAGTACCTGGGTAGATTGAGCACAAGTTTAACCTATTGCATTTATTCACATAATGTCATGTGACTCATCCATTTCGTGgctcacaatttttttttatggggtaggaggcaaacgatcacacaggtcgcctgatggtaagcgatcactgccgcccatggacacccaaaacaccagaagtgttgaaggtgcgttgccggcctttaagatgggtgtacgctcttttcttgaaggtttgaaggtcgtatcggtccggaaataccgctggcgacaattcattccacagtttagctgtgcggggcaggaagtttctggagaaacgcacagttgaggactgccagccatctaaataaTGGAGATGAAAATGTTgtcgttatttaaaaaaaatcgacaAACTGAAAGCAAATGGCATAAATTATCTGTTGAGTGACCATTTCTTTTCATCTGGATTGATTCCGTATACAAATAGAAAAGCAAACATGGgtttattttaagtttctaGTTTTCTCTTCGACTGAAAATACACCCTGACACTGTACTGTAGGTACGATATCTTTGGCCCGTTAATTTTTCACGGAATAAAATCTCAACCTACTAACAAATCACAAATAACctagccacaaaattaaaattttgataaaacccccgaccgcgacatagtggaccgatttttatgaaacatggctaagacgcttccgactaactcagctttcaaacaaaaaaaactaaatcgaaatcggttcatccgttcgggagctacgatgctacagacagacacacacacagacagacagacagacaaacaaacagacagacacgtcaaacttataaccgtcgtttttgcaccgggggttaaaaacaacacTTTACAATCACACTGTTGGGAAATTAATGATCGTTAAGAGGTGTAGAGGGATACCCTTGTAACAAAACTTCGTTTAGACTACTTAGGAGCTAAACGTAAACATGTCAAAAGTCCCCTGCCCTACCTCTTACGCCGACGGGAAGAGGGGGGTTTTAAGGTCTCATGTTTCAGTTTTTCGCTTAAATCTTGGAAACTATACATCCTAGCAACATGCTGATTGATTACCCACGGACGAAGAAAAGCTATTTAATTTTGGTGGTCTCATGTTTCAGTTTTTCGCTTAAATCTTGGAAATTATACATCCTAGCAACATGCTGATTGATTATTTACCCATTGACGAAGAAAAGCTATTTAATTTTGGTGGTCTCATGTTTCTGTTTTTCGCTCAAATCTTGGAaactatgttatttattttgaatgcTTGCCCTATTAACGCGGAACGGTTTCAGACATCATTTTCTCGTTTTTCCAGTACCTGGGCAAGTGGTACGAGGCGGAGCGGTACTTCGCGGTATTCCAGCTGGGGGGGCGCTGCGTCACCGCCGACTACAACGAGAAAGACAACGGGGTCATCGGCGTTGTTAATAAACAGCTCAGCAGCTTGTAAGTATTGGTAATAATAGCAAAAGTAAATACCAGGGGGgcaccatgacgtactaaagacgttcagtttaggttgagagaaagggacacagctatagcagttacatagctccgtccctctgtctcaacctaaactgatcggctttagcacgtcatggtaaccccccagtttGTATAAAGCGGCGTTTTTACCATAGAATAAGTATGAgttgtcactccatacatcagtaaatgcgggttatttgtataggcatagtaaggtgacatctagcgacaatcacgcgtcaaatagcgtgaattatcagtagtactactcgatactaggtggcgaCAGTGTCTCgtcaaaaaattaatattagaacagtttacaacttctattacaagcagaaggaattgaaaacagaatactgattaataataggtattgtaatattagctaaaaaatggtgagcattagactcttcgttggtcgcgacatctattgacaagtactgataatttacgccacttgacgcgtgattgacgcgtgattgtcgctaaatgtcacttaactatgccttgtataggcatagttaagtgacatctagcgataatactaataacccgcatttactgatgtatggagttaaaaTATAAcgcttcccttacttattcctctatggttttcacttattgttctggccccatagccgaatggcatttatgcgacgcgaaacgtcgcagaaatgcagtctgttAAAATGTTAGTACAGTCAATATGACCATGCGATTGTTGATAAGGAGGACCGTCTACAATCCCAAATTGATTAAAAGTACGTTACGGTCAAGCCAAGTCAGTTACAAAATTATTAATCAGTGCCAAATTCTTAATAACTTAGATTATGATATTACTAACAGATGCTTAGGTGAACGAAAATTTGGGACTAATGTCCCAATTATTTTGCCGACCAAGCCAAAAAActcataggtacttatattaaaAAGAGTCAACTTGCAGCTCTTTTGTGGGTTTTTTGACTCAGTTTACAAAAAACTTATGTTTAACTTTTACTAACTTTTATACAAAACACTTCATGTCTATTTTACTTCACTGTATTATTTAAAACAGtcatttcaccatccccttccttcccgtgggtatcgtagaaggcgactatgggatatgggtaaaTTGTggttaggcgagaggctggcaacctgttactgcaatgccacagttttcttttaaccccttattttccaaagtggccctgaagctttagtagtttcatgtgctctgcctcatgggatacaggcgtgattgtatgtatgtagtaattTGTGTGTTTTTCAATCTACTCTATTTATGTTTTGCAATCCTTGttctatttataattactttctttgtttttatatttgccTACGCCTTGACAGCTTTGTATACATTGCAGAACCCCTCTTCGGTTTGGCGTCCTACTGGCCCTTCTGTCTACCCCTGCCTCCCTCTGAtgtctgcgtgtgtgtctgCTTGTTCTACtggctctgtctaccccttctCCCCTCTGATGTCAACGTGTTTGTCTGCCTTCATTACCTCATTCAATTTTAGATTAGCAGACTTGATAGACGCGTCGTTTATCGTGAGAGTAAACAATCATTACTTTCTTGCTTTAATCCAGTCAGAAGGACGTTTAAACTTTCTGTAACTCACTTTTGCCACATGTAACCTGTGTACCCATACTACCCAGAGTATTACCCACTACTCACTACTCAGTCACTATTGCGACGATGGTCCTTTGTATTAAATTGGATGTAACTGGAGGCAGTTGCATTATATCCttgtaagaaagtaatgagtgTTTTGATCATgctgaaaataaaacaaatgtgATATAGTCTTAGTTAagaataaattatgtttaagtatttttttcttttgtaaatATTTCACGCTTTCCTTCCATCGACAAATAGAATCATGGTAAGTTTCTTATAACTACTTGTTTACAATTGTTTAGGACATTTCTAAATGATTCAAGTTAGTCAATGATTATAGAATAATACAGTGTGTACAGTATATTACGAAAAGACCGCTAACTGGCTACCTATGAGTCATAGACTATGGCCACCAATTTGTATAATAAGTCGTGTACCAATCAAGTTAGTTGCAGAAGAGTTTTTTACATCAAATGTATTAACTTTTGTACTCACCTGCTTCCAGGACGGGCATAATGTCGGAGATCCAAGGTGAGGCGCATCAAGTATCCCGCTCCGACGAAGGCAAGCTGTCAGTGCGGTTCCCTTCGCTGCCCTTCGTCTTCTCAGCTCCTTACTGGGTCGTGGACTCCGATTACGACAACTATGCCGTCGTTTGGGGCTGCAATGACTTCGGAGTCTTCCACACACGTAAGAGTATTATTTGAtaaatcatttgtttttctgcTCTAAAAAAGGCGAACTGTCAGTGCGGTTCCCTTCGCTGCCCTTCATCTTCTCAGCTCCTTACTCGGTTGTGGACTCGGATTATGACAACTATGCTGTTGTTTGGGGCTGCAATGACTTCGGAGTCTTACACACACGTAAAATTATTATTTGATAAATGAATAAGTTCGAAAGACCTGCATGTTTTGTCTACTCCGAACAAGCAAGCTGTCGGTCGGGTTCCCTTCGCTAACCCTTCCTGTTCTCAACTCATACTGGGTTTTGGACTCTGAATATGACATCCACGCTGTTGTTGTCTGGGACTAAGTACAGTGACTTCGGAGTCTTCCACACACGTAAGATTATTGTTTTATACCTCTTTAAGTTCGAAAGAACGGCATGTTTTGTCTGATCTAAAGACGGTAAGTTGCCAGTCCGGTTACCTTCGCTACCCATCGTCTTCTCAGTTCCTTACTGTGTTATGGACTTGGATTACGACTACTATGCTGTCGTTGGGTGTTGCAATGATTTTGAAGTCATCCATAGGCGTCATTAATTTGTctatgttctttttttgttcTCTGTAGGTACAAGTTCTCATTTTGCCCTGTGTTACTTAAGGAGCCAGGAAACAATTTCgcattatttaattttagagCAAAACTCCTGTAACTAAGTAAAGTTtccattataaataaatgttccaGGTAACGCTTGGATCCTCACCAGAGCCAGAAACCCAGAGCTGTCTGTCCTCGAAAAGGCTTACGCTGTCTTGGACAAGAACAACATCAGCCGCGCTTACTTCATCAGAACTGATCAGAAAAACTGTCCAGAGAATGAGTAGACTGATTTCCTTCCCGGGTatattatgtttgtatgtatgtatgtatattatgtgtGTGGCAGATGGTAAGGTTGGTGGAAGGAaaggaaatataataatattgatccAGTGTACAATGAaagtaaaaattcaaaatcaccTAATTTGCTAGAAGACCAAAATATTTTGTGGAAAGAAGACTTCgaaaaatctgaattgaaataAGTAATAATTGTAGTGATTTAGAAAGTGATGAAAGCCAGATTGCATTAATTAGGGTTTAAGCTTTAATTTTGTAATCGTATCGTGTCTAGTTTCATgatcaattttattgttatttgatTATCAAATAtaattagtattttaatttatttatgctTATGAAATCGGACACgaaattaaaacaaatgttCTTATGTATTTTTAAGGATGTGTCTACTGATAGTAGATAATTTTTTGCATTTATACCTATAAATATGTTaaagtttttaataaaacgATCCTAAACGAAATCATAATGTATATTAATTAGCAATTTCTATCTATAccttaaataaattaaagccTTTTACAAAATTATGCTTAATATTAgtacaaaaagttttttttataaatatcagATTTTTAATGGCATTGAACTTATTATGATAAATGACTGATGTCCTATAAAATAATCAAACATTGTACAAATCGATTTcaaccaaaatttacaacatACACCAGCAAGGTTTATAACTAACTTTTTGGCAATAACTTCTATATAACTCCTCATTTTATGACAGCAAAATGAATAGTTACTATTATTATAGCATCATCTATGAATCTATGCCAATCAGGCATTATCATCTCTTTGGCATAGACTCAAAGTTCTTCTCTACTCCTAAGTGGGTGTGCTGTCATCAGAGTGCCaactttttctttcgtgtatgaccTCGTCGTAGCTCGGCGGTGGTGGGATGTGGCCACTCCTGGTTTTGGCAGGTTTGTGACCAGCTGCGGGTTTACTGACCAGCTTGTCCTCCTCTGCCTCTTCGGGGATGGAGTCTCGGCGGCGCGTGTCGTACTCGCTGAGGACGGGCTGAGAGATGTTGTTCCGTTGGGTCAGCTTTGGAGCACTGTTCGCGAGCTGGAAAAGAGATGCCAAGTTTTATTTGCTACGTACTTTTAAGATTTTAAGTAGGTTACTCACGTTTTAAATAAGTCGAAATAACGCACGACATGTTTTAacccatttccgaggatctttagCAGAGGCCAGAGAGTAACGACgcgttttaaatatgtttgaatcTCACGGGAGTTTAAATATTAGTTAGTTAAGATATTTATGattctttattaattttaaatctaaGAATAGatttttacattacatttaagGTAATGTTAGGATATGTAGTAGATTACTATCATAATGTTGACGTAATCTTAAAAGGCAATCTCAAACAGCTAAAAACAGGTAAAAACCTATCAGATCATCGGAGAAGTAAAGTTATCAACGAGAATATTGATTGCGATTACCATTTGTATTATTTAcggtttcatttttttttaaattgaattgaattgtttatTGAATAAGCAATAAGCATCTTACATGAATATAGAAATAAATACAACgtcccccaaaactgtttacacacagtttgactgtgggatccacgattctataaaaaaataaaataaaataattacttagtTATAACGTTAATACTTAATATGTACGGATTTACAAGTTATTGCTAAGGTAAGTAAAAAGTAGTTAACAGTAAGGCGTCTAAAGTTTGTCTATGTTTTAGTAGATTTCTTCAAAGTACAACTGTAAATCAGTGAAGTAGCCTCAACTATAAATAATTCCAAGCAGTTAAATACTGCAGTTAGGGGGAATAATAACCTTCGGCAAAGTTAGGACGACACGAAGTACAACTAGTGCAAGCAacgatattattattaaaacaaatattatatctCATCGTaaagtgatataattataatatagtaaatacatcaaacaaacaaaaacatgataaaactacttaaaactaaatacctaacctacttataaataaaaaatttggcctaaatcgccgtcaatgggcaaggtacccagaaggctggcagcatttccacgctgtatagcgatacttatacgttgcgcaaaatactggccagccctctggttgCCTGAGGTCTCTATTAGGCGAGATGACAAATGTTTATACAAATGACGGGCACTGGGCCCCCATGGCCCCAAGGTC includes the following:
- the LOC125225343 gene encoding apolipoprotein D-like, translated to MSVIRQIAVFLCGFVMLRMCEAQVPFLGTCPDVGVMADFNPSRYLGKWYEAERYFAVFQLGGRCVTADYNEKDNGVIGVVNKQLSSLTGIMSEIQGEAHQVSRSDEGKLSVRFPSLPFVFSAPYWVVDSDYDNYAVVWGCNDFGVFHTRNAWILTRARNPELSVLEKAYAVLDKNNISRAYFIRTDQKNCPENE